GTAGCAATTTAAGATTTTGAATATGAAAGCCACAAATCTGATTATAATAAAAAAAAAATGGTTGCAAAAAAAACAAAAGATAAAATTAATATTATGATGTATCTTCTGAAAATTCTTCAATTGCAAGCTGATACATCCAGTCCATTAAAAGAGGGCAGTCTTGAACACTGCACTCTTCTTCACAGCCGATGCAGGGGAGAAGGTCACCTCCGGCAAGCAAAAGTTCAGGTTCAATGGCCCGCTTTTTTGCTTTTAGAAGGTATGTTTTAACTCCGTCTGACTTGTGGTCAATTCTTTCTATTTGATCAGCATCGGTGAGCTTTTTTACAATTCTTGAACACTTTCTGCTGTCAATATTCAGAAGTTTCCATAACTCACTCTGGAGTATACCCTTTGGATTTGACTGAATAAGTTTGAATGCTTCGTCTTCAATTTCTGACATAACTACCAAAAAATACCT
The genomic region above belongs to Methanomicrobium antiquum and contains:
- a CDS encoding helix-turn-helix transcriptional regulator, producing MSEIEDEAFKLIQSNPKGILQSELWKLLNIDSRKCSRIVKKLTDADQIERIDHKSDGVKTYLLKAKKRAIEPELLLAGGDLLPCIGCEEECSVQDCPLLMDWMYQLAIEEFSEDTS